One window from the genome of Sulfuriferula thiophila encodes:
- the tssK gene encoding type VI secretion system baseplate subunit TssK, whose translation MNNTTKVLWGEGLFLRPQHFQQQDRYHEARLQTMATSLHPYAWGVAKVQVDRDALANNALRLQEFSAIFPDGEQYTAPASDSLPDTIELGDIPLSQQTLTYYAALPMVKEYGGNFSATDQPNAAARYSQINLDTPDLFTQGARAELTYLKKSVRLVSELEPRDSLISFPLLRLRRASSGGFELDPAFVPPSITIRSAPILVQLLRRLMDALQAKVNALYGHHREPSKNVIEFRSGDIASFWLLHTASVGFASLSHYLSNPQLPPERLFEQLLSLAGGLMTFSKNYALNDLPAYQHLDTGSCFFRLDSVIRELLNTVISTRHFAIALSEVRPSYHQGQLDSGKIDEKTAFYLAVSASMPATELVDTTPMRFKIGAPDDVDKLVLSAMPGVKLIHAPQVPAAIPVRPDTYYFALDNKSPLYARMLQAQAISIYAPSGIPDLHLELLAVMP comes from the coding sequence CCATGGCGACGTCGCTGCACCCCTATGCCTGGGGCGTTGCCAAAGTTCAGGTTGACCGTGACGCGCTCGCCAATAACGCGCTGCGTTTGCAGGAGTTTTCTGCCATATTTCCCGATGGTGAGCAATACACCGCGCCTGCCAGCGACAGCCTGCCCGACACCATAGAGCTCGGCGACATTCCTCTCTCGCAACAAACGCTCACCTACTACGCCGCTTTACCCATGGTGAAAGAATATGGCGGCAATTTCAGCGCCACTGACCAACCCAATGCCGCAGCGCGTTACAGCCAGATCAATCTGGACACGCCCGATCTGTTTACTCAGGGCGCCCGCGCCGAACTGACCTATCTTAAAAAGTCAGTACGCCTGGTTTCCGAGCTGGAGCCGCGCGATTCATTGATCAGCTTTCCGCTGCTGCGACTGCGCCGCGCCAGTAGCGGCGGCTTTGAGCTTGATCCGGCCTTTGTGCCCCCCAGCATCACCATCCGTAGCGCACCTATCCTGGTGCAATTACTGCGCCGCTTAATGGATGCCCTGCAAGCCAAAGTCAACGCGCTGTATGGCCATCACCGTGAGCCTAGCAAAAACGTGATTGAATTTCGCTCCGGCGATATTGCGTCTTTCTGGTTACTGCACACAGCCAGCGTCGGCTTTGCTTCGCTGTCGCATTACCTGAGCAACCCGCAACTTCCTCCAGAGCGGCTGTTTGAACAATTGCTCAGCCTGGCTGGCGGGCTGATGACCTTCTCCAAGAATTATGCGTTGAACGATCTGCCTGCTTACCAGCATCTGGATACCGGCAGTTGCTTCTTCCGTCTCGACAGCGTGATTCGCGAGCTGCTTAACACCGTCATTTCTACCCGCCACTTCGCCATCGCGCTCTCGGAAGTACGGCCTTCTTACCACCAGGGGCAGCTTGATTCCGGCAAGATCGATGAGAAAACCGCATTTTATCTGGCCGTCTCCGCCAGCATGCCAGCCACTGAATTGGTTGATACCACGCCTATGCGCTTCAAGATAGGTGCGCCGGACGATGTCGATAAACTGGTGCTGTCAGCTATGCCAGGGGTAAAACTCATACACGCACCGCAAGTACCCGCTGCGATACCAGTACGACCTGATACCTATTACTTTGCTCTGGACAACAAATCGCCGCTATACGCGCGCATGTTACAAGCCCAGGCCATATCCATTTACGCGCCTTCGGGCATACCTGACCTCCATCTCGAATTATTAGCGGTGATGCCATGA
- the icmH gene encoding type IVB secretion system protein IcmH/DotU, which produces MTNSAPSLLDATTASASFGNEASMSSAHTLMDLMYDGFYALFLLKNGNAPKDEANFARKMQQFLNSIDGSARKLNISAEDVHAAKYAFCAAVDETVLRSTFSIRDSWARHPLQLVLFGDQLAGENFFQKLEELRSKGNPHLQALEVFHMCLLLGFQGRYLLESPEKLHYLTARLGEEIAHIKGKPAVFAPNWDRPDQIVNKLRTETPLWIIAAIFAVVALGTFTGINKLLSHNTQTSIAAYNDIIRMAPHPATLILTLP; this is translated from the coding sequence ATGACGAATTCTGCCCCCTCCCTACTTGACGCCACAACCGCCAGCGCATCATTCGGCAACGAAGCAAGCATGAGTTCGGCGCATACCTTAATGGATTTAATGTATGACGGCTTTTACGCGTTATTCCTGTTAAAAAACGGCAATGCGCCCAAAGACGAAGCTAATTTCGCGCGAAAAATGCAACAGTTTCTCAATAGCATCGATGGCAGCGCCCGCAAGCTGAATATTTCAGCCGAAGATGTGCATGCTGCCAAGTACGCTTTCTGCGCTGCAGTCGATGAAACAGTCTTGCGTTCAACGTTTTCCATCCGCGATTCCTGGGCACGTCATCCTCTGCAGTTAGTCTTATTCGGCGACCAGCTCGCCGGTGAAAATTTCTTCCAGAAACTTGAAGAACTGCGCAGCAAAGGCAACCCGCACCTGCAAGCACTGGAAGTATTTCACATGTGCCTGCTACTTGGATTTCAGGGCCGCTACCTGCTGGAATCCCCTGAGAAACTGCATTATCTGACCGCGCGGCTAGGTGAAGAAATTGCCCATATCAAAGGCAAACCCGCAGTATTCGCCCCAAACTGGGACAGACCCGATCAGATCGTAAACAAATTACGCACTGAAACCCCGTTGTGGATCATCGCCGCCATATTTGCCGTCGTCGCACTGGGTACGTTTACAGGCATCAACAAGTTATTAAGTCATAACACTCAGACATCCATCGCTGCATATAACGACATTATCCGTATGGCTCCGCACCCGGCCACACTGATACTGACACTGCCTTAA